ACGTCTAGTTTTTGTGTCGTCATACACCATTAGGCAAGGCACTTACCATTCATTAGAATATATACTAAAGATAAGGCGGCAATTAAAGAAGTCGTTCTCCGTTCCAGTGTGGAGCTCGATCCGTTGCGTATTGTAAAAATGGCAATGTCCAACGCGCAGTCTGTTTGCGTTTATCCAGTTGGTTACTTCGGCCGCTCGTAACCGAGAGAACGTTTCGTGATTATGTCGATAGTGAGCGAAGGTAGAGCGGCGGCACACTGACGCCGGCAACATGAACGCGAGAACCATAGCGTTCGAGCTGTCGATGGAGGGGCGGCAGGTGGACGAGGTGGTCGCCAGCATCTTCCACACGGTGCTGTTCCACCGCTCCAGCGGCAAGTTCACCTACAACAACGAGGAGAGCTACTCCATCCGCACCGTGAGCTACATCGACGTGGACTGCGACTTCATCGACTTCACGTACGTGTGCTGCGAGTCCGACGCGCTGGGCCGCAACGTCAAGCGCGAGATATCCGACTTCTCGGAGCTGCTGCGCGCCGTGGACGGCAGCTCGGCGCCGCCGCGCGGCTCCATCAGCCTGGAGTTCTTCCAGAAGCGCCGCGCCCGCTGGCCCTTCCAGCCCGAGTGCGTCCCGTGGGAGGTGTGGACGGTCTACTGCGAGCTCACCGAGGCGCGCAACGAACACGACATGCACAGCAAGCACGAGAACGTGGTCGAGATGCTGCAGGACAAGATCGTGTTCATCACCGAGATCATCAACCGGCACGAGTA
This portion of the Manduca sexta isolate Smith_Timp_Sample1 chromosome 14, JHU_Msex_v1.0, whole genome shotgun sequence genome encodes:
- the LOC115439851 gene encoding autophagy-related protein 101 isoform X4, which encodes MNARTIAFELSMEGRQVDEVVASIFHTVLFHRSSGKFTYNNEESYSIRTVSYIDVDCDFIDFTYVCCESDALGRNVKREISDFSELLRAVDGSSAPPRGSISLEFFQKRRARWPFQPECVPWEVWTVYCELTEARNEHDMHSKHENVVEMLQDKIVFITEIINRHEYVPKMPSRSDADLIFDTSYADIQPYLFKIHYNLSGAQPTTVGNTVRKLIRETLSL